CTTCCGAGGTAGCCCCTATGGAAACACCCCAAACGAATCAAttttaagagaaaaaaggatcaTGTATGAAGCCGATCAGGATGCGGTGTTTCACCACTTGGCATACAGCCAGCTGCAGGATAGCCTTCTTCAGTTTTAcctccccccgggggggtaTGCCAGCGGGACCCCCCTACGTAAAAATAGAGCAACCCGAGCGGACGAGGGTCAGCGCCGCGGACGCTATGGCATTGGCGGTGCGGGAAGCAAGACAAAGGGGGCTCTCCTTTCGAGGGGGAAACTACCCGCTCGtggagtggaaaaaaacacaaaaaaggcaaaaaaggcaaaacaaacAGAACAAACAAAGAAAACCAAACGAGCAAAACACATACTGCCCACTGCGAAACGGCGAGGCAGTCGCCACACAGGTGAACGCACCGAAAGGGTGAAAACCGACGGGGTGGGCGCCACACACCGGTGTTCGCACCCCAAGTCGCTCCTCCGCTTGTACAATTACTCCTCCAGCGAAGACAGCGATATGAcctttttgaaatttttacctgaaccgttcagaaaaaaaaaaaaaaaaaaaaacaaatcccCCAGGGAAACCTCCACACAGGGGAAGAAACCACACAAGAGGGAGCTGCAAAACGACGCTGCTGCCATTTTTGATGAAATTATGCAACTGTGCAGAAGGAGAGAAATATTCGcttttaagaagaaaaagaagaagtccTCAAGGGGGGGTAATGTGACCCACGTAAAGGGAGAGCGAACCGTTTTTCCGGCAGAGCTATCTAACCATGGCGGGAAAGGAGATCACTCGTTTGCCGCTTCCAACCGGGGGTTGAATCCCCCCACTGGGAGGAACCTCTCGGCCTGTCCCACCATGAGTGGCTACCACGAAGGGTTTAGAAATCATCATGTAAGGGCACACCTCCTTGGAAGCGGTGCGACACCTCATGTTCCCCGCTTGACGAAGAAGAGAAGCTTTAGTGAAAGTTCTCCCATTGTGGAGAGGCACCCGGAAAAGCGCTCAAATTCGAGGGCAGTCAAAGTATGCAGGGTAggtgtgcccccccctgcCTCTACTGCTTCGACTGCCCATGGTAGACAGCATAGGGGGTATGCCTCCTCCGTTGTTCCGCCAAACTGTGGGGATAGCAGAGCGGAGTGGTCTCGCTTCCCAAACCTGAtgagcgcaaaaagggggaaagaaaaaaaaatgatgaaaatgcaAATCTTGGAAGGATTAAACCAAAGGAGGTACGACCCTGGGCACCTTGAACGGATGGTCAGCAGCAAGTGCTTCCCCTTAGCGGGGGAAAAGTTAAGACATGCATTGAGGAGAAACGTAGGGGTTACACTACTTGGAGGGGATAAGAACCCAAAGAAGAAGACAAAAGAACCCATTGGTGCATTCAGCTGGAGCGGAAAATGGTCGTCTGCAAAGAAACTACAGTTTTGCTCTCTCTATGTGGATGAGAGTTACGAAATGGTTGTGCAGATGTACAGGCGTGAGTATACCCCGAACGATTTTTACTTAACCTACGTGTATGCGATGGCGTTACTCAAATTGGGGAGGTACGCCCTCTGTTGGGAGTACCTCCTAGGAGTTGGCTCAACTGCCGCAACCGAAGCAGCTTGCACAGGGCTGCTTCCCTTCCTCTGGGGCAGGCTATACGAGAAGCTGTTCCTCTGCAGGCTCAGCGCAGAGGAGTACTCGAAGGTGGTGCTGAACCACGTGGGGAAGTCCACCCCCAGTTTGCACACACAGCTACGCGCACGCGAAGTGAAAGGTGCGTCTCACAGCGGCAGGGCGGACCTGCTGCCATTCATTCTTGTCTGCCTAGACAAACTGATAGGGACAGGGCAACTTAAAAGGAGAGAGGAAAGCACCATACTTAGGTTCGTTCAGATGAATTATAACTTGGGGAGAgtgcttattttttatttttgcaaagtggGTTCCACTGGGGGGTTAGCGCACTACCCCGGTGAGGGTGACTACACCAATGCGCAGAAGGAGGGGACGTTCGGCTGGCCCCCCCACAGGGGCAGGCATAAGAGCTGCGTGGACGCGGTCAGGCTGTTACACCCGCCTCGCCTTTACAGAGCGGAGGTGGGTCAGGGGGGTGACCGCTTCGCTAGTGAGCGCATCGGGGGTGAACGCTTCTCCAACACAGCTAGCCGCAACTTCCCCAATGGCTGGAAGGCGACTCCCCCACGGCCGAGTTTCGCTCCCGCGCGCTGTGCTCACTTGGCCAGGGGGTACCCCCAGCAGGCGACTCCCCGGCGAGACCACCGCCAACTCGCGGGGGCCCTCCTGAGCACCCCCCCCCAGCGCATGCACGCGGAAGGACACACAAAAGTGAAGAGGCCGCACcatgggggaggggcaaaccAGAAGGTGATAACCTATAACCATGGGGGAGTTCTCCCCCCGAGGGGATTGCTCCAAGTGAGTGGCGGCCTACACAGGGAGGTGCACCCACATGTTAGTAACCtcctcagggggggggaagtgagcGTCTTGGGGAGGTATAATCAGCGGAGTGACCCCTTTACGAGTGGAGACAAAGTAGAGGACCTGGATGAGAAGCAACTCCAGGATGAGAAGCAACTCCTGGCCCACTTCAACCTTCTCCTTCGAGGGGGGCCCGTGCGCGAGCAGAGAGTCCTGCTTCCCCACTACGACGACCTTTTCGAGTGCCTCTTCGGGGTGCTCTTTCGCTCCTCCTCCAAGTGGGTGATAAACAGGGCTATCACTTGGGGAGGGAGCAGAGCATCCAATAGGGAGAAGTTAGCGATGAGACTGAAGCTTATGGATGTTTATGCGGTAGGTGCATTTTCACCAAAGGGGGATAGGCCAATCTGTCACGAAGAGAGCCATCCtgcaagggggaagaagtctACACATTGTGCGTACCCCCCGTTGTGGTGCGGAAAACCAATTCGAAGTGAAAAGGCAATCCTACCAGACCTTCTCCACATCATCCAGTTTTGCCACAAACATTTCGATTTTGTGAATGCATATTGTTTAAGTGAGTGCACCTTGCGGAGAGAACACTCGTTGGGAGAAGAGGACGCCATCCTGCTGTTCGTCGAGTCGATCACAAGCATGCACAGCGTTGTATGTACAAGTCAGCAAAAAATCCAGCGGCTTCTCCAACTGTACTATGCGCGGGTGAACTACGTAGCGAGGAAGGCCAGACGGTACTGCCAAAGTGGGAGGCAAACTTATGGGCACACGAGAGACCACCTTGACTACTACCTACATGGTGTCATTGCGCTTCTGAAGGGGGACCACAAACAggcacttcttcaccttaACAAGTGTGTAAAATCAAAGGGAAAATTCTTCCAGGCGTATGTGAACATCCTGCACATACTCTGCTGCTCACCGAGGGGGAATGCCTTTAACtcgagacaaaaaaaatatatttttcacctCTGTGTGCAGCTAAAACCGTTCAACTTGTCCCCCTACTTAGTCTACTGTTCCAGTGTGCTCAGGAAACTCCAGTTTGACTTAAATCGCGAGAGAGAAAAACGGGGGGTTaacaaaaggaagaggaagaaaagttTGCTCATCGAGTCAACCGCTTTTTTgaggaacattttttccaaagcaATGCACATCGATAATGAAAatccatttttgcacaacgagttatttgtttatcattttttacgaaaagaTTTTAACCAATGCAAAGTGGTCCTACGCAAAATGCTACTGACACAAGAGTTCTCCGCTCCCCGATGTAGCGATTTCCCTCTTTCCGTTCTCCTGTACAATTCCAgcgttttttactttttgtgTGAAAAtcacctgaacaagtcagaaaaaaaaattattcaaattttaCACAGCAATCCCTTTGATGTAAAAGCTTTGAACCTTTTAActttccttttgtttttaaagaGGGATAAATACTGGACGCGCTTCTTCGATTACTCTATGTACGTGGAGAGGAGTCTCCTCGCGCGAAACGTGGGCAGTCAACGGACATACTTGTGCCAGAGCTTTTTCAGCCGCCTTCGGGAGACTCGGGACATGGGGCTGCTCGCCCGGTACTACGGGGCGCTGCGGGCTGTGCGCGCGtccttcccatttgtgctCAATTACATCCGCGAGAGGTACTCGGCGCAGTTGAGCAGCGGAGTAACGGAGTGGCAGCGCAGCTGAGTAGCCGCCCAGTTGCGTGACCCATCTGCTCCCCACTCACCGCGTGGCTATGAtggcgccccccccctctgcaagGGCACGTCCCCTTTTTCGCAACTTCAGCGTTAACGCAGCTGCTAAACTGTCAACAGCTAAACTGCCCAACTCCGCCAaaccttttgctttttacgTAACCGCTGTCCCTCCTCCTGGGGATGACGCGTACTTAGCTCCGCACACGCAGGAGGGAACAAACGTTAAAGGGGAAGTAgtcaaaaggaaaaaacatatGTCCAGTTGAGATGCTAACTGGAGGTGTCCCCCGCTTGGACGCACCCAAACTGGCTGCCCACACAAATGGGTGCTAAACTTTACCGTTAACATGAaggcaaaagtaaaaaaatacaaacgtGTGTGTACCATCGGATAGGCTGCCAAATGAGTGTGAGGGGATGACCCTCGTCCTTTTCACCTTGCCCGCACAGCACTGGTACATACACatttggagtttttttttttttttttccctccttcgGCAAGTATTTGCTCATGTGCCATGGTCGCGCACGGCGCATCTCCAAGAGGAATAACTCGTTTCGCTTGTGTGCGCGCTTCGAGTGGAgggtgcgaaaaaaaagaaaagcaggTCTGCGAAATGCTCTCAACAAGAGCAGTGTTTTAAGTACTTCCAATTTTGCAATGCTTATTGCAATGCTTCCAATGTTCGCCTCATTTGTGCGTTTCCGCGCGAAGTCCCCGCCCATCGCACAGCCGTATGCATCACACGCGTACGCGCGGGGGGCTcggccattttttttgctgctctgGAAGAAGCGCACCCGAAGAAGTGAACATGCATATGGACTGCTCCTTCACGTATGCTTACCTGGAGCGACCCCGCTGGTGAACAAACCAGCCCTGAGCGAATAAGCGAATAAGCGAATAAGCGAGTGAGCGAGTGAGCGAGTGAGCGAGTGAGCGGCCGACCAACCGCCCACCGAGTGAGCCCTGGCTGACCATTTCGTTGTAGCACTCCCCGTTCGCGAAATCGTCAAGCGTTCTGGGCGCCACCCGATTTTTGTCACCCCGCACCGCGTTACCCGGCGCATGAAGGTACAGACTGGCAGGGAAAGTATCTTCCTTTCGCTGAGCAAGCCCCCGCTCGGAAccccatttttacatgtGCACCTTTCTGGTGAAGGCGAAGCAGCTAGCCGAGCGGGAAAAACTGCCACGAAGCgggcaaaaaaattcacctCAAAAATTGCCCCCCAATTTGCCCCCAATTTACCTCAAAGTTGCGGCAAAAAATAGCGCAATATACCGAGCGAGCAAACGTCGCTTCCTGAAATGAAAGCAGCCCCAAGagagcttctcctcctgcatCCGCCGAGAACAAACGCGAAAGCGCGCTTTACTCCGAGCTTAccattcccctttttctgttgACGAGAGGCAGCCACGTAAAGAGTAAGCGTGTGAAAACATACGTACGATCGTACGCGCGTATAATATTCTTGTGCAtgtttgttccccccttccccctttattattattttttttttttttgcgcaaagaACGAAGAAcaattattttcccccctcacaGGTCATCCCCCCCACCATTTGACGCAATTTAACCCCACACGGCAGTcagccccccctttttttttcatcgtaCCACACTCTCACCATTTGTGTGCCATTTGGGCCAGATCAACtctccctcccccttctttttccccctctcctgGTTAACCTCCCCAAACATGTTTTGCGCTCTCTTTAAGATGATCATTTTTGTGGTCGGGTATTTGCTGCCCGTTGGACTGTCCCTCCAcggatggaaaaataaaaaatacgaaatgGTGGAGTACTACTTAAAATACGTTTACTTTTTTGTGGTGTTTGAGAATGTGGTGACCCCCTCCATAGGAGCAgtgatttacaaaataagCGGATTCATATGGTGCCTCCTCCACTTGGCCCTTTACTTGGTTTTGATCACCCCCAAATTTAATTACCTGAACATTATTTATGAGAAGGTCAGCAAGGTGAATAGCCAGAACAATGTCACTCTGTACCTCAATAACTACGTCGTCAATCCGCTGAACGACCAGGTCAACAAGATTGTTAAGAAGTTGAAGACGCTGTGAAGTGGAGGAGCGGCGGAGGAGCGGCGGACAGAGCTGCGAACGAGCTGCGAACGAGCTGCGAACGAAATGCGAACGAAATGCGAACGAAATGCGAACGAAATGCGAACGAAATGCGAACGATATGCTGACTAGCGGAATGCCCCACTTTTACCTGCACATGTTCATACACTTccggggaatttttttttttccttttggcgtatgcacatgtacgtacaccCCTTTTCGtgttgcccccttttttgatgaTCACACACAAGTGCGCAAAAGGATGAAATGGCGCTAAGGGGTTGTGCCCAGTTGGCGTAAAGAAGGACAGTAGACCGCGTCGCTTCGTCGCTTCATCGCTGCATCGCTGCGTTGAATTTTGCAGTGATTCGAGGCATGTGTGTGCCAGTCAGGCGGAAGGCAAATCGGAGGAAACTCTTTGGCGTCCTTTTACAGAGCGGTGACAAGAGAAAGCGCCTCACATGGGCGGAGGGGCTGCCCCCCTGGCGTTGTTGAGCAGCCATTTCAAGCAGTCCTCTCGAGCGGTCCCCTCGAGGAGCCATTTTGCGTGACCCCTTTGCGCGCCCATCAGAAttcctccccttttatttttaaccgTGTGTGTGCGCATGTTGGCCTTTTTCCCCGCACGAGTATACTCACCCATGGGagaatttcctctttttttttttttttttttcaccttaacTACATTAAAGCATTAATTAATGTCAAACAAAGGTGCGGACCTGTCTTCGCGTAGCTCCTGAGTCGTAACGGCTCACACAGGTTGAACAACGAAATGGTTAGGAATCACGTGGCAGTTGGGACGGGGGATGAATGGGCTAAACTCGGCGAATAAAAAAGAGACAATTGGGGAACGCAGACTCGCCTCTACATTTGTCACAACGTGGCGATTAGTAAAAATAGCCTCAAAGGCACAACTGTGGTCAGGTCATGTGTGATTGCCCCATTAGGGACGGGTCATTTTCCTCTCCGTCCAGCTGACTCCTTCAAAGGTAGTAGCGTAAAGATTCGCCGCCgcttataaaaaagaagaaaaaagaaataaagatTGTGGAAGGGGGTAAGGGGGATAAGCGGGATGTGCAGGATGATGGCGTCCGTTCTGATTGGCTGCGCGGGTGGGCAGTGGAAGGCTACCGGGAGGCGTCGCCCTCAAATGTATCCGCGCGTGCATACGTTCGTTTGGGACGTAGTGGGGGGGCCTGGCCTCCCAGTGAAACGTGAAAAGGGGTTAACATAGGCTAGCACGAGTTAACACGTGACAGCAGTTGGCACAAGTAACAACACGTTAGAACAACCACCAGTTAGCGCAACTTAACACGTGAAGGGAGTTGGCGATGCCCCGTTATGCCACCCCGCGCGTCGCGCAGCAGTCGACTCTGTTGGGGGGCGGGGGCCCATTTTACGCGCCTTTGGCCTGCGCCCAATTAATGCACTTGTGCATGCAAAATGGtgcaaaattgtttttctGCCGGTTTGGTCAAAATTGGCGGGTTTGACAGTTTTGCCAAattgccgcttcaccccttCGCCATCACCCGAGTGGGGAATTATTTAACCGCTCTGCTGCGTCCCCCTCCCGCCGCCGGCCATGCGCATAAACAGTTGCCCCCACCAAGGGGCACACACACCCACAGATGACACTCAGCGCGTCTTCCTTCGAATACATCGTTCGGTAACCTACCCCCAGAGGGGGAGATCCACCTGAAGGTAACATTCGTTCATGTTATAACTAAACTgtgtggatttttttttttttttttttttttctgtcctATCGAGCGGAGATGCCCACCAAACGGTGTACCTCGGGCGGACACTGTTGTGAAAGGACATATGGTGGGTAATGAGATGCCGCACCTTCAACAAACAATCTTGCAAGGGGGGCTACTCTTAAGTGGGCACTTTTAACCAACGcggttttttattttttctgcccatGTTGGAAATGGCATTCACTTTGACGCTCCCTCTGCATGTACATCCTTCTGCACGTACGTCCTTTTTCAGTCATCTCCCCTGAAGCGATTCCTCTGAAGTAACTTCCCTTGGCCAAAGTTGAAGAGCTGGGTACATGTGCACCtcctcatattttttttttaacttctcaAGTTGTGCAACTGGTTAGCCGCTAAACAGAAGTTGTCACCCCGGCATGAGCGTCTTCAAATTTACACCCATTGGTAAAGACTCCcccgctccctttttttggaaagcAGCCCGGGGATGCTGACCGGCAGACAAGCTGGTAGATAGACAGACTGGTAGACAAGCTGATAGCCAAGCTGACGCAGGGGAGGGTTACCAAAGCGGGTGCCCCTTCCGTCATGAATAACCCTGCAGAAGTTGTTGCCGCCCATTTGAGGCGCACAGGCAATTCGAACGAAATAAGGCAGGCTTCGCACGTAGAGtccgtggggggaagcgccaaCAGCAGTCTGGACGACGATGATGGTGGTGGGTATGATAGTgctgccccccctggggaacTCCACACAACTGGGGACGCTCCCCCTGGGGAATTCCGCACAACAGGGGTCGTCCCCCCTGGgaggcaaaaaggagggaaaaaacggatgttcaaaataaagaaaaaaaaatcacttaCACCACTGCATATTGATGATGGTGGCTTtacccaagggggggaggcgaaaGGGCCGGACGTGGCGCTGGAGTCATTTGCAATCACGAGGAAGCGGAGGCGCCCGCCGCTGCTGGGCAGGGGGGTCGTGGAGAGCTCCAACATCGAGCTGACCAGCAAGTTGGGCGGCAAATTGGGCAGCAAGCTTGGTGGCAAGCTGAACCCCACCCTGTCGCTGGTCGCCTCCAGAGCCGTGGACGGGCTGCTCGGCGGCGTCCACAAGCACATGCAGGGGCCGTTCTCCCTGGACCTCGATGGCACGAATAACTCTCCCCTGGCCACCCCCATAGTCACACCAAATTTGTACTCGAACATCAGCACCCCATTTAACATGCACAATGGCATCCCCCCCTCTGCACCTGCCCCGATGGCCCTCCCCCCTCAGGGGGTCCAAGTGCCCCTTCCCAACGCGCAGCCCCAACCCCCCCCCAGTGTAGCCACAACAGCAACAGCCGCGCCAGCGGCTACATCCCCAATGGCGTCTCCAACCACACCCACACCGGCCGCCAGCACAggagtcccccccccgccGGGGATCCAACTAGCCACCAACGCAATGACTTACCCACAAAtgaatatgcaaaatgtTATGACCGCAAATCAGATGGCCCAAAACCCAGCCTTCAATATACATCCCACGGCCACGAATTTACGGGATGACCCAGGGAATGTAAATTACAATGAGGTGGTTACTATAACGATTGGCATTGTCATCtgtctcttcctcttctgttTCGTTTTTGGATGCATCGTGAAGATGTGCAAGCCGGCCAAGAGACGCCGTTGATGGGAagtgtatatgtgtgtgtagcAAGTCGGCAGCTTTTAAATCAGCGGAGCGGGTACTCTGCGtgagccccttttttccgctcCAACGTGGCCGTAAAAACTCCCCCCGTTTGAGCACCCCGCCTGGGTTAATTcactttcatttttgtccTTCCATGGGGGGGTCGCTCCTTCGCTTGTTAAGTGAGGGCCCTCCTGAAgtgtttgctttttttggtTTTGTTTTACGATTTACGTTTTGCGTTTTGCGATTTATGTTATATGTAATACGTTTTATGTCATAcgttttgtgtttttttttttttttttttttttccgcttaaGCTTACGCTTACGCCTCCGCTTACACCTCCGCTTCGATCACTGCACGATCACCGAGTAGTAGGTCTTCCGGCCCAGGCCCAGAACGGCGTAGTAGCTCCCGTCCTTGGCCCTCACAAAGGAGGAGGCCAAGCTTAAGCGGTACTTGGCGTCCTCCACGAGCCTTCTGTTGAGGTAAATGCACCGCTGAGCCAACTTCTCCTTGGCCTCTTTATTAGTTGCTGCCACATGGAACCTCCGCAGAATATGCACAATGCTAATTTGCTTGTTGTGTAAGTCGCTCCTGCGGATTAGGATGAAGGGGAACACCTTCAGCTGGTCGACCCGGTCAACCACTGCGAAGCGGTCCTCCTTTAGAAGCCTACTCAGCGTGTGAATGGTCCGCACGGTTTCTTCGCCGTAAATGAATGCGGTGACGGCGTCGGccagtttttccttcttcctgttGATGTGGGCATCGCCCGTAGCTTCTGCTCCCTCTGAGGGGGATGGAGTGGGCTCACTCGGGGGGTCCCCCCCTTGGACCTCCAACCCGGTGAGCATGCAAAGGTAGGAATCCACCTGCTGGTCATCGACATTGCGTAGAAAGTTCCAAAAGAGAAAGGGGGGGGTGTAGTCCCTGTCTATCCAAATGGGCATTTTCCTATTCTGCTCAAACAGAGATTTGCTATATTTGGTGTCGTTCCTATGGAGCAGCAAATTGGTGGTCAACCCATATAACTGCTCATTACACAGGTGCTGGCAGAGCTCTATGCCCGACTGGATGTTCCCCCATTGGTCCGACCCCCCGATCTGAATGCAGCACCTGTaccttttatataaatgcacAAAATCGTAGGATTGCAAAATTAGGTAATTCAAATCCTTCAGCGTTAAATTGTTGCCTTTCAATTTGGCCTTGAAAcaatctttttttaaaattctgtGGAGGGAGAAATGCTGCCCGTGCGTTAGGAAGTCTACGAGATCCATTTGATCGTACCATTCTCTATTGTTTACGATGGTGAGAGACCCTTTGTTTGGCTCATCGATTGAAAAATCCCCTAATGGGGAAGTGCTCATGTTTGGTGTACCCCCCCGGAGAAGCAGCCTCACAATGGTACTTCGTATGCTCTCCTCATTCTCGCGGATCTCCTCGTGGAAGGGCCTCTTCCGATCTGCCTGTTGAAAGGAGGGGTCTCCAATCATCGTGGTGCTCCCGCCTAGCAACACCACTACGTCCGTCTTATGGTTGCGCAAAATGTCTAGTGTGATTAGCTGCACGAGGTTCCCCAAGTGAAGGTACTTACAGTTTACGTCAATTCC
The DNA window shown above is from Plasmodium vivax chromosome 9, whole genome shotgun sequence and carries:
- a CDS encoding tyrosine-tRNA ligase, putative (encoded by transcript PVX_091505A; Apicoplast targeted protein. Curated by Stuart Ralph, Walter and Eliza Hall Institute of Medical Research, Australia.) gives rise to the protein MVGWSSCVLLLLTHAAQTECYKLHPHQSLSSSKASLGESQTERHEIKSKALKKLFERKIIHYVSDVKAVDAMLHSNETEPKREKRKAVYLGIDVNCKYLHLGNLVQLITLDILRNHKTDVVVLLGGSTTMIGDPSFQQADRKRPFHEEIRENEESIRSTIVRLLLRGGTPNMSTSPLGDFSIDEPNKGSLTIVNNREWYDQMDLVDFLTHGQHFSLHRILKKDCFKAKLKGNNLTLKDLNYLILQSYDFVHLYKRYRCCIQIGGSDQWGNIQSGIELCQHLCNEQLYGLTTNLLLHRNDTKYSKSLFEQNRKMPIWIDRDYTPPFLFWNFLRNVDDQQVDSYLCMLTGLEVQGGDPPSEPTPSPSEGAEATGDAHINRKKEKLADAVTAFIYGEETVRTIHTLSRLLKEDRFAVVDRVDQLKVFPFILIRRSDLHNKQISIVHILRRFHVAATNKEAKEKLAQRCIYLNRRLVEDAKYRLSLASSFVRAKDGSYYAVLGLGRKTYYSVIVQ
- a CDS encoding hypothetical protein, conserved (encoded by transcript PVX_091500A), producing the protein MNNPAEVVAAHLRRTGNSNEIRQASHVESVGGSANSSLDDDDGGGYDSAAPPGELHTTGDAPPGEFRTTGVVPPGRQKGGKKRMFKIKKKKSLTPLHIDDGGFTQGGEAKGPDVALESFAITRKRRRPPLLGRGVVESSNIELTSKLGGKLGSKLGGKLNPTLSLVASRAVDGLLGGVHKHMQGPFSLDLDGTNNSPLATPIVTPNLYSNISTPFNMHNGIPPSAPAPMALPPQGVQVPLPNAQPQPPPSVATTATAAPAATSPMASPTTPTPAASTGVPPPPGIQLATNAMTYPQMNMQNVMTANQMAQNPAFNIHPTATNLRDDPGNVNYNEVVTITIGIVICLFLFCFVFGCIVKMCKPAKRRR
- a CDS encoding hypothetical protein, conserved (encoded by transcript PVX_091495A), producing MFCALFKMIIFVVGYLLPVGLSLHGWKNKKYEMVEYYLKYVYFFVVFENVVTPSIGAVIYKISGFIWCLLHLALYLVLITPKFNYLNIIYEKVSKVNSQNNVTLYLNNYVVNPLNDQVNKIVKKLKTL
- a CDS encoding hypothetical protein, conserved (encoded by transcript PVX_091490A), which codes for MKGRAIGKKLKKKKKKKKQKIQKRKKNGIEEAKLAYLSFLCEEDDINFFCNFEEEWEQKNSRRASNEGPLACCNTLSVPPSKSDAVEQSYLRTLLQNEDFTCDKRSCSSVGFIFDKIFLRFANLDEQLRRDVRLGRSFRKGKKRRRRSGATKEKPLRGVTQVGASKLCANKNGVFRGSPYGNTPNESILREKRIMYEADQDAVFHHLAYSQLQDSLLQFYLPPGGYASGTPLRKNRATRADEGQRRGRYGIGGAGSKTKGALLSRGKLPARGVEKNTKKAKKAKQTEQTKKTKRAKHILPTAKRRGSRHTGERTERVKTDGVGATHRCSHPKSLLRLYNYSSSEDSDMTFLKFLPEPFRKKKKKKNKSPRETSTQGKKPHKRELQNDAAAIFDEIMQLCRRREIFAFKKKKKKSSRGGNVTHVKGERTVFPAELSNHGGKGDHSFAASNRGLNPPTGRNLSACPTMSGYHEGFRNHHVRAHLLGSGATPHVPRLTKKRSFSESSPIVERHPEKRSNSRAVKVCRVGVPPPASTASTAHGRQHRGYASSVVPPNCGDSRAEWSRFPNLMSAKRGKEKKMMKMQILEGLNQRRYDPGHLERMVSSKCFPLAGEKLRHALRRNVGVTLLGGDKNPKKKTKEPIGAFSWSGKWSSAKKLQFCSLYVDESYEMVVQMYRREYTPNDFYLTYVYAMALLKLGRYALCWEYLLGVGSTAATEAACTGLLPFLWGRLYEKLFLCRLSAEEYSKVVLNHVGKSTPSLHTQLRAREVKGASHSGRADLLPFILVCLDKLIGTGQLKRREESTILRFVQMNYNLGRVLIFYFCKVGSTGGLAHYPGEGDYTNAQKEGTFGWPPHRGRHKSCVDAVRLLHPPRLYRAEVGQGGDRFASERIGGERFSNTASRNFPNGWKATPPRPSFAPARCAHLARGYPQQATPRRDHRQLAGALLSTPPQRMHAEGHTKVKRPHHGGGANQKVITYNHGGVLPPRGLLQVSGGLHREVHPHVSNLLRGGEVSVLGRYNQRSDPFTSGDKVEDLDEKQLQDEKQLLAHFNLLLRGGPVREQRVLLPHYDDLFECLFGVLFRSSSKWVINRAITWGGSRASNREKLAMRLKLMDVYAVGAFSPKGDRPICHEESHPARGKKSTHCAYPPLWCGKPIRSEKAILPDLLHIIQFCHKHFDFVNAYCLSECTLRREHSLGEEDAILLFVESITSMHSVVCTSQQKIQRLLQLYYARVNYVARKARRYCQSGRQTYGHTRDHLDYYLHGVIALLKGDHKQALLHLNKCVKSKGKFFQAYVNILHILCCSPRGNAFNSRQKKYIFHLCVQLKPFNLSPYLVYCSSVLRKLQFDLNREREKRGVNKRKRKKSLLIESTAFLRNIFSKAMHIDNENPFLHNELFVYHFLRKDFNQCKVVLRKMLLTQEFSAPRCSDFPLSVLLYNSSVFYFLCENHLNKSEKKIIQILHSNPFDVKALNLLTFLLFLKRDKYWTRFFDYSMYVERSLLARNVGSQRTYLCQSFFSRLRETRDMGLLARYYGALRAVRASFPFVLNYIRERYSAQLSSGVTEWQRS